In Capra hircus breed San Clemente chromosome 26, ASM170441v1, whole genome shotgun sequence, the following are encoded in one genomic region:
- the FAM204A gene encoding protein FAM204A has product MWSGLLPPGLNESDVELNSDDDTTLESSEHNLQEGEEDGTFKKTEIVDIPTDGPNTEAEANINAYEECPSGIPLNMWNKFQELHKKHSEQKTSASRSEKKKRKRSRKGKLKNEEESHSEQSSSETQWKELTQYFGVNERFDPPVKRKKVEKSGLEKRIDQAVEEWNIEKAEELSNQLATRELGVKIAKAIACHNFVKAKKEAENSQVARKKKKLAWGFEAKKRWETKSNMGYM; this is encoded by the exons ATGTGGAGTGGGCTGCTACCTCCTGGCCTAAATGAAAGTGATGTTGAATTGAATTCTGACGATGATACCACATTAGAGAGCTCTGAACATAACTTACAAGAGGGTGAAGAAGATGGGACCTTTAAAAAGACAGAGATCGTAGATATTCCTACAGATGGACCAAACACTGAAGCAGAGGCAAATATAAATGCATATGAAGAGTGTCCCTCTGGAATCCCCTTGAATATGTGGAAT AAATTTCAAGAATTGCATAAAAAGCATTCTGAACAGAAAACTTCAGCTTCTAGAtccgaaaagaaaaaaagaaaacgctCCAGAAAAG GCAAATTGAAGAATGAAGAAGAATCTCATAG TGAACAGTCTTCAAGTGAAACCCAGTGGAAGGAGCTTACCCAGTATTTTGGAGTCAATGAGAGATTTGACCCCcctgttaaaaggaaaaaagttgaaaag tcGGGACTTGAAAAGAGGATAGACCAAGCTGTGGAAGAGTGGAACATTGAAAAGGCCGAGGAACTCAGCAACCAGCTAGCCACTCGCGAG CTTGGTGTAAAAATTGCCAAAGCTATTGCCTGCCACAACTTTGTGAAAGCCAAAAAGGAGGCTGAAAATTCACAGGTTGCAcgaaaaaagaagaaacttgcCTGGGG ATTTGAAGCAAAGAAGAGGTGGGAAACCAAAAGCAACATGGGATATATGTGA